In Glycine max cultivar Williams 82 chromosome 15, Glycine_max_v4.0, whole genome shotgun sequence, the DNA window ATTACATGATTGTCTCAAACGACGACGAAAGCTACTTCACAATTACAACTTTGAATGAAGAGTTAACAAGATGGGAGCTATTAAAAACTGGGCAGTTGATTAATAGGAATGGAGATGACAATGTTGCAAGGGCTGATATGTGTTATGGGTACAACACAGATGGAGGGTGCCAAAAATGGGAGGACATACCCTTCTGCAGAAATCCTGGTGATGCATTTGAACTCAAAGAAGTTTACCTCAATTTAAACCTGAAAAATTTTCTGGCTAATTCGAGTTATAGCCCGAGTGATTGCCGGGATACTTGCTGGAAAAATTGTAGTTGTGATGGATTCACAGATTATTACGATGATGGAACTGGCTGTATATTCgtgtatttaaatttaacaGAAGGTGCTGATTTTGCAAGTGGGGGCGAAAAATTTTACATATTGGTAAAGAACACCCATCACAAAGGTAAGTCTACTAATTCAGGAAAAGAAAGTAAGTCTACTATAATTTCACAACTTCCTATTTCCCATTTTAATTTATGGTTTCATTATTCTTTTGATCCTATAATTACACCAACTCTTCATTTTAGTCTCTACAGTTTAAAACATCTTATATTGATTCCGTAGTTGTAATTTTTCAATCCTCTTTGTTTTCACTGTCTAAAATCTCTTAATACAGTTACATCCGAACCTTAACTAATACAAAACTAAAATTGACTGTGAAAGACTGCCATAAAATTTAGAAAGGTTCagttttgtaattattacaaaGTATCTAGATGTAATGACGCGCATTAGACAATTTTAGGCAACAAACATTAAAGGGATTAAAAATTGTAACTATATGAatcaaaataagatattttaatataaaaactaaaatgaaaagttaTTCCAAACTATAAAGATTCGCTACAAGAATTAAAGCATTACTGACAATTTTCGTCACTATTGATAATTTTTGTCACTAATACTTGCATCACTAAGATTTtcgtatgattttttaaaaataacatgtaaattGCTATCATTATTGTGAAGTTATTTTGTAttgagattaaaaagaaaagtaaaccttaatttattttataactttttttatagtaaCACCAAAAGTACGTTTTTAATATTCAACTTcagttaaatatataatataataagcgATATATATGGAATCTGATTTAATGGTGCATGCAGGTACAAAAAAGTGGATATGGATAAGTATTCTAATAGTAGCTGCTCTATTTTCAATATGTGCTTTCATTCTGTATCTGGccttaaagaaaagaaaacttcgGTTTGAAGGTTAGCTATATATTTGCAATGAACAATGTTACATACTTTTCTGAGCATAAGCCCTTGATTCTTAATCTTTGTCACTCATAATTTCATCTAAAcagataaaaacagaaaagaaatgGAAATTAATAAGATGGAAGATTTAGCAACTTCAAATAGATTCTACGATGCCAGAGATCCTGAAGATGAGTTCAAGAAGAGACAAGATCTAAAAGTATTTAGCTACACATCAGTTCTGTTAGCATCCAATGATTTTTCAACTGAAAACAAGTTAGGACAAGGAGGATTTGGACCTGTTTATAAGGTGGCATGAAACCATTAACTTTGTAATATATAGTTACAAGTTTCTTTTCAATGACAGTCttttttgttgatattttaGGGAATCCAACCAAATGGGCAAGAAGTTGCCATAAAAAGACTTTCTAAAACATCTTCACAAGGAACTGCGGAATTCAAAAATGAACTAATGCTTATAGGTGAGCTTCAGCACATGAATCTTGTACAACTACTTGGATACTGCATTCACGGCGAAGAGAGGATTCTAATTTACGAGTATATGCATAACAAAAGCTTGGATTTCTATTTATTTGGTAAGGAATATTTTAAAGTTGATTTAATTAGGTGATGTTTTAGAAgacaaaaaaatcttttttattattatgtaacaACCAAAGACTTTGTGCTGGAAAATTGTGTTTATGGATGATATATTGACTTATGCTTACTGTTAGGAAGGGAATAATGGCTCAACAAGATACTACAAGCATAGGCATGGCATGAATGagaggcccaaaagaaggatcaTCCTACCAAAGCATCTAGAAGATTTTGTCTAACCAATTCTGATAGAGGAGTGCTGAGTTGGCACTGCAGTAGTGGCTGGGTTAGATTGAAGGAATATGCTTGTCTGCCATTCGTCTGTCATTTATCATTCTGTTATTTgttgtttgttattttcattcctGCATCTGTATTACAACATCTTTGCATGTTGTCTATATATACTTAATATGTACTGAGCAGAAGCAAACAAGAAATATAATCTCTTTTCTCACCTTGTTCTTGGGAGGCCCCTAGTCCTCGAATTCTAGGAATTAGTCACTCAGATCCTAACCTCTTTGGTTCTTTCATTGAGATCCATGGTTGAGTCTACTCGTTCCAAGCCTAATATGGACTGCATCGAAGAGGCCATCGCGAAACTTACCTCCAATCAACTCAACCTCATCGCTGCAAAGATGTTAGGATCTCAGTGACTAATTTCTAGAATTTGAGGACTAGGGACCTCCCAATAACAAGGTGAGAAAAGAGATTATATTTCTTGCTTCTGCTCAgtacatattaattatatataggcAGCATACAAAGATGCTGAAATACAGATGCAGGAATGAAAATAATCTAACTCAGCTACTACTGCATTGCCAACTCAGCACTCCTCTAACAGAATTGGTTAGACAAAATCTTCTAGATGCTTTGGTGGGAagatccttcttttgggcctctCATTCGTGCCTATGTGTGCAGTATCTTGTTGAGCCATTATTCCCTTCATAACATTTTCCTATTTTGAACATAACTACATAAATGCCATGCTTTGTATAACTCATCTAACATACTAATGACGAAAAGTATTTTTGGTTTGTAACCCTTGTATAGtatatacatattctaatatATTGTTTTGTTTCCATTGAGAAGATGGTACTAGAAGCAAGCTACTAGACTGGAAGAAGCGTTTCAACATAATAGAAGGAATTTCTCAAGGATTACTCTATCTTCACAAGTACTCAAGACTGAAAGTCATTCACAGAGACTTAAAAGCTAGTAATATACTTCTTGATGAGAATATGAACCCCaaaatttctgattttggaTTAGCAAGAATGTTTACACGACAAGAATCCACAACTAACACTAGTAGGATTGTTGGCACCTAGTGAGCTTCTAAATATCTCTTTGTTTCATGGATTGTtgataaatatgtatataaatttattttgttaattagactgtgaaataatttttctttgaattgtttattttttttctttttacagtgGTTACATGTCTCCTGAATATGCCATGGAAGGAGTTTTCTCTGTAAAGTCTGATGTGTATAGCTTTGGAGTCTTACTACTTGAAATTGTTAGTGGAAGAAGAAACACTAGCTTCTACGATGGTGACCGCTTTCTAAATCTAATAGGACATGTAAGTAAAATTGGCTTCACTAAGTTCCTTTTCCAATTACTATTACATGTGACTAATTTGACAAAAATACTACCAGGCATGGGAGTTATGGAATGAAGGTGCATGTCTAAAATTAATTGATCCATCTCTAACTGAGTCACCTGATCTTGATGAAGTGCAAAGATGTATTCATATTGGTCTCTTATGTGTAGAACAAAATGCAAATAATCGACCCTTAATGTCACAAATCATATCAATGTTATCAAACAAGAATCCAATTACCTTACCTCAAAGACCAGCATTCTATTTTGGAAGCGAGACCTTTGATGGGATAATATCTTCTACAGAGTTTTGTACGGATTCAACGAAAGCAATAACCACTTCCAGAGAAATAGAATCAAGGTGAATAacttattgaataataataataaacattttatattaaacttattgtgttatttgaatTGTAAGATAGTTTCTTTTAGTTATACTATATATGAGATGTTTTATTTACATATCCTATTGACATGAATCTGTCCTTATTTTGTTTGGGTTTTGTTGGTCTATATATAGAGCCTCTGATATCTTATGCAGTCTTAATTAGTAATGATAATATCGATTACTATTAGCTTTGAATCGAAAGAGTACttcaaaacattatttttttatccatgacTATTAGAGTAATAAACAAACATGCAAAGAGCTACAGTTATTAAACTGCAGACTCTGATTAGCTAAGCTAGACAGTTATGTGACAACTGTTATTCTCTAACAGATTTGTCTATAAATACTATCTTCTACAATTCACTTGAGTTAATTTCACCATTTCCCCTTTAATCTTCactatctttttttctctcattaccATGTTTAGAAACATTAAGAAGGCATCTAGAGCCTAGTTCGGTCATCAATGGAGGCAACAATCAATTATGTTCCCTCCTCTTCCGCTCCCCAATCTTTTCATCCGATCTATGAAAAGTTAGATGATGCTAACTTCTTGTCATGGTCAACAAGTTGAGCCAATGATTAAGCCTTGTTGACTTCATTGGTTTGTGATGAATCCTTCAATTCCAGCAAGGTTTCTGACGGAGGAAAATCATGCCGCGGTCATAAAAATCCTACCATTCCTACGTATTCCATTTGGGAGCAACAAGATCAAGTCCTCTTGACTTGGCTCCAATCGACGTTAACCTCATTGATTCTCTCTAGAGTTCTGGGAAGCGTGTGCATTCTTACCAAGTGGGGGAGAAAATACATGAATAATTTCACAAACAAACACACCCCAAAGCTGGAAAATTGTGAACGGAGTTGCCAGCTACTTCTCTCGATCTAAAATCGATGCATGAATTTCTTCTTCATGTCAAAGCACTCACTGATGCTCTCGCCTCTGTTGGAGAGCCAATCGCACTTCATCGACACATCGGTGTTATCCTAGAAGGTTTAGCGGATGAGTATAGCTCTGTAATTTTGGTGATACAGAGTAAGTTAGAACCTCTCCATATTGAAGAGATTGAAACACTTCTACGTGTCCATAAGTCGCAACTGCAGAAATTCTGCCATGGAATCACCATCAATTAACTTTTCTTAAGGTCTGGTGAATCCTAATACCGCTTTGTCATATTGTTTTGAGGGATACATTGTGCCAAACAAGCCTAAATTTGATAACTTTTCAAATAACTCTACTCGTGGAGGCTTCAATTGCGGTGGCGGTGGCCATTGTGGCAGCGATGGCCGTGACTGTGGAGGTCATTTCTCCAACTTCAATTGTCAAGTGCGTCTTAAGTTCAAACACACAACATCCTTGTGCTACTGATTTGACAAAAATTATCAGCCAAATCCATCTCTCACACTTCATGAAGCTTTCGGTCAAGACAATTTTCTAAACAATTCCTTAGTTAGAGTCAATAATTTCATAGTGCGTttgaatagaaaattttaaccgaagaaagtaatttatcggagaatttgaatttttgtaatttagaatttattgtttagatgtttttatataaaaaatttaaaattttggaattttaaaatagaattttaaataattaaaaatttggaatttcaatttccttctaaaaggtcagaaattgaaattctcttcttacagTCTTCCTTCAA includes these proteins:
- the LOC100794677 gene encoding G-type lectin S-receptor-like serine/threonine-protein kinase At1g67520 isoform X4 yields the protein MVCYKLGESHFLLVLTCLWLWLWWSTRIHVIAAYHSLRPGDTLNSTTELCSENDKYCLGFSQFSSAHNSTYLRIYAKGKGDWNMWIGNRNQPLDMDSAVLSLSHSGVLKIESKDMEPIILYSSTQPSNNTVATLMNTSNFVLQRLQPGGTESTVLWQSFDYPTDKLLPGMKLGVNHKTGRNWSLVSSMGYANPALGAFRLEWEPRRRELLIKQRGQLCWTSGELGKNIGFMHNTHYMIVSNDDESYFTITTLNEELTRWELLKTGQLINRNGDDNVARADMCYGYNTDGGCQKWEDIPFCRNPGDAFELKEVYLNLNLKNFLANSSYSPSDCRDTCWKNCSCDGFTDYYDDGTGCIFVYLNLTEGADFASGGEKFYILVKNTHHKGTKKWIWISILIVAALFSICAFILYLALKKRKLRFEDKNRKEMEINKMEDLATSNRFYDARDPEDEFKKRQDLKVFSYTSVLLASNDFSTENKLGQGGFGPVYKGIQPNGQEVAIKRLSKTSSQGTAEFKNELMLIGELQHMNLVQLLGYCIHGEERILIYEYMHNKSLDFYLFDGTRSKLLDWKKRFNIIEGISQGLLYLHKYSRLKVIHRDLKASNILLDENMNPKISDFGLARMFTRQESTTNTSRIVGTYGYMSPEYAMEGVFSVKSDVYSFGVLLLEIVSGRRNTSFYDGDRFLNLIGHAWELWNEEQNANNRPLMSQIISMLSNKNPITLPQRPAFYFGSETFDGIISSTEFCTDSTKAITTSREIESSEHQWGEEARNQLHFS
- the LOC100794677 gene encoding G-type lectin S-receptor-like serine/threonine-protein kinase At1g67520 isoform X2; protein product: MVCYKLGESHFLLVLTCLWLWLWWSTRIHVIAAYHSLRPGDTLNSTTELCSENDKYCLGFSQFSSAHNSTYLRIYAKGKGDWNMWIGNRNQPLDMDSAVLSLSHSGVLKIESKDMEPIILYSSTQPSNNTVATLMNTSNFVLQRLQPGGTESTVLWQSFDYPTDKLLPGMKLGVNHKTGRNWSLVSSMGYANPALGAFRLEWEPRRRELLIKQRGQLCWTSGELGKNIGFMHNTHYMIVSNDDESYFTITTLNEELTRWELLKTGQLINRNGDDNVARADMCYGYNTDGGCQKWEDIPFCRNPGDAFELKEVYLNLNLKNFLANSSYSPSDCRDTCWKNCSCDGFTDYYDDGTGCIFVYLNLTEGADFASGGEKFYILVKNTHHKGTKKWIWISILIVAALFSICAFILYLALKKRKLRFEDKNRKEMEINKMEDLATSNRFYDARDPEDEFKKRQDLKVFSYTSVLLASNDFSTENKLGQGGFGPVYKGIQPNGQEVAIKRLSKTSSQGTAEFKNELMLIGELQHMNLVQLLGYCIHGEERILIYEYMHNKSLDFYLFDGTRSKLLDWKKRFNIIEGISQGLLYLHKYSRLKVIHRDLKASNILLDENMNPKISDFGLARMFTRQESTTNTSRIVGTYGYMSPEYAMEGVFSVKSDVYSFGVLLLEIVSGRRNTSFYDGDRFLNLIGHAWELWNEGACLKLIDPSLTESPDLDEVQRCIHIGLLCVEQNANNRPLMSQIISMLSNKNPITLPQRPAFYFGSETFDGIISSTEFCTDSTKAITTSREIESS
- the LOC100794677 gene encoding G-type lectin S-receptor-like serine/threonine-protein kinase At1g67520 isoform X3, with translation MVCYKLGESHFLLVLTCLWLWLWWSTRIHVIAAYHSLRPGDTLNSTTELCSENDKYCLGFSQFSSAHNSTYLRIYAKGKGDWNMWIGNRNQPLDMDSAVLSLSHSGVLKIESKDMEPIILYSSTQPSNNTVATLMNTSNFVLQRLQPGGTESTVLWQSFDYPTDKLLPGMKLGVNHKTGRNWSLVSSMGYANPALGAFRLEWEPRRRELLIKQRGQLCWTSGELGKNIGFMHNTHYMIVSNDDESYFTITTLNEELTRWELLKTGQLINRNGDDNVARADMCYGYNTDGGCQKWEDIPFCRNPGDAFELKEVYLNLNLKNFLANSSYSPSDCRDTCWKNCSCDGFTDYYDDGTGCIFVYLNLTEGADFASGGEKFYILVKNTHHKGTKKWIWISILIVAALFSICAFILYLALKKRKLRFEDKNRKEMEINKMEDLATSNRFYDARDPEDEFKKRQDLKVFSYTSVLLASNDFSTENKLGQGGFGPVYKGIQPNGQEVAIKRLSKTSSQGTAEFKNELMLIGELQHMNLVQLLGYCIHGEERILIYEYMHNKSLDFYLFDGTRSKLLDWKKRFNIIEGISQGLLYLHKYSRLKVIHRDLKASNILLDENMNPKISDFGLARMFTRQESTTNTSRIVGTYGYMSPEYAMEGVFSVKSDVYSFGVLLLEIVSGRRNTSFYDGDRFLNLIGHAWELWNEGACLKLIDPSLTESPDLDEVQRCIHIGLLCVEQNANNRPLMSQIISMLSNKNPITLPQRPAFYFGSETFDGIISSTEFCTDSTKAITTSREIESR
- the LOC100794677 gene encoding G-type lectin S-receptor-like serine/threonine-protein kinase At1g67520 isoform X1, which translates into the protein MVCYKLGESHFLLVLTCLWLWLWWSTRIHVIAAYHSLRPGDTLNSTTELCSENDKYCLGFSQFSSAHNSTYLRIYAKGKGDWNMWIGNRNQPLDMDSAVLSLSHSGVLKIESKDMEPIILYSSTQPSNNTVATLMNTSNFVLQRLQPGGTESTVLWQSFDYPTDKLLPGMKLGVNHKTGRNWSLVSSMGYANPALGAFRLEWEPRRRELLIKQRGQLCWTSGELGKNIGFMHNTHYMIVSNDDESYFTITTLNEELTRWELLKTGQLINRNGDDNVARADMCYGYNTDGGCQKWEDIPFCRNPGDAFELKEVYLNLNLKNFLANSSYSPSDCRDTCWKNCSCDGFTDYYDDGTGCIFVYLNLTEGADFASGGEKFYILVKNTHHKGTKKWIWISILIVAALFSICAFILYLALKKRKLRFEDKNRKEMEINKMEDLATSNRFYDARDPEDEFKKRQDLKVFSYTSVLLASNDFSTENKLGQGGFGPVYKGIQPNGQEVAIKRLSKTSSQGTAEFKNELMLIGELQHMNLVQLLGYCIHGEERILIYEYMHNKSLDFYLFDGTRSKLLDWKKRFNIIEGISQGLLYLHKYSRLKVIHRDLKASNILLDENMNPKISDFGLARMFTRQESTTNTSRIVGTYGYMSPEYAMEGVFSVKSDVYSFGVLLLEIVSGRRNTSFYDGDRFLNLIGHAWELWNEGACLKLIDPSLTESPDLDEVQRCIHIGLLCVEQNANNRPLMSQIISMLSNKNPITLPQRPAFYFGSETFDGIISSTEFCTDSTKAITTSREIESSEHQWGEEARNQLHFS